Proteins encoded in a region of the Bacillus methanolicus genome:
- a CDS encoding cytochrome (ubi)quinol oxidase subunit III, which produces MQAEEKFTVETWPASPERATLEGRNKFLGFWFFLGGETVLFASLFATYLALKDKVPNGDHALAKDMFELPLTFVMTMLLLTSSLTSVYAMYHMKNFQFKKMLLWLGITVLLGAGFLGLEVYEFNHYVHEYHHTFTSSAFGSAFYTLVGFHGAHVLFGLGWILTLMIRNANRGLNLYNAPKFYVASLYWHFIDVVWVFIFTVVYLMGMVG; this is translated from the coding sequence ATGCAAGCTGAAGAAAAATTTACAGTTGAAACGTGGCCTGCTTCGCCTGAAAGGGCTACCCTCGAAGGAAGAAACAAATTTTTAGGATTTTGGTTTTTCTTAGGAGGAGAGACGGTCCTCTTTGCGTCTCTCTTCGCTACCTATCTTGCATTAAAGGATAAAGTTCCTAATGGAGATCACGCGTTAGCGAAAGACATGTTTGAATTACCGCTGACATTCGTGATGACAATGCTGTTGTTAACTAGCTCATTAACAAGCGTTTACGCGATGTATCACATGAAGAACTTCCAATTCAAAAAAATGCTCCTTTGGCTTGGAATTACCGTTCTTCTTGGCGCAGGCTTCCTTGGTCTGGAAGTTTATGAATTTAATCATTATGTACATGAATATCATCACACTTTTACAAGCAGTGCATTTGGTTCAGCATTCTATACATTGGTCGGTTTCCATGGAGCTCACGTTTTATTCGGATTAGGGTGGATCCTTACATTAATGATCCGCAATGCGAATCGGGGATTAAACTTGTACAACGCACCAAAGTTTTATGTAGCAAGCCTTTACTGGCACTTTATTGACGTTGTGTGGGTATTTATCTTCACAGTAGTATATCTAATGGGAATGGTGGGATAA
- the ctaF gene encoding cytochrome c oxidase subunit IVB: MTNQQLNSGNPRVDIEYRRKKNAEEMRDQIISFTIMIFLTLIAFAAVAYEKFSGWFTVPFIILLAVVQVIFQLYYFMHMKERGHESPALFLYSGVLVAAITVLALMTVVWW, translated from the coding sequence ATGACGAACCAGCAACTCAATTCAGGTAACCCAAGAGTAGACATTGAATATCGCCGTAAAAAAAATGCAGAAGAGATGAGAGATCAAATTATCTCTTTCACCATAATGATATTTTTAACTCTTATCGCATTTGCAGCAGTTGCCTATGAAAAATTTTCCGGATGGTTTACAGTACCGTTTATCATTCTTTTAGCAGTAGTTCAAGTTATTTTCCAGCTCTATTATTTCATGCATATGAAAGAAAGAGGCCATGAATCACCTGCACTTTTCCTGTACTCAGGGGTATTGGTTGCGGCAATAACTGTACTAGCTTTAATGACTGTCGTTTGGTGGTAA